A window of the Cicer arietinum cultivar CDC Frontier isolate Library 1 chromosome 6, Cicar.CDCFrontier_v2.0, whole genome shotgun sequence genome harbors these coding sequences:
- the LOC101493551 gene encoding electron transfer flavoprotein subunit alpha, mitochondrial, with product MATRMILRRVIQKRTVLFPLSXXXXXXGSTLVVAEHEHEGGAIKPSSLSALFAATCLPDNDSSVSLLLAGSGPSLHQAASLAASSHPSISQVLVADSDTFKSPLAEPWAKLVHLVQQKGGYSHIVAASNSFGKNVMPRAAALLDVSPVTDVTAISDSLTFVRPIYAGNALCTVRYTGASPCILTIRSTSFPVSQKSVDSKSNKASISRVDLSTFDEDLGKSMYISQTSQDDERPDLGNARVVITGGRALKSAENFKLIENLANKLGAAVGATRAAVDAGFVPNDLQVGQTGKIVAPELYMAFGVSGAIQHLAGMRDSKVIVAVNNDADAPIFQVSDYGLVGDLFEVIPELLEKLPEKK from the exons ATGGCGACTCGCATGATCCTCAGAAGAGTAATTCAGAAACGCACCGTTTTATTCCCTCTTTCNNNNNNNNNNNNNNNNN AGGGTAGCACGCTTGTTGTCGCGGAGCACGAACACGAAGGCGGTGCCATCAAACCCTCTTCTCTCTCTGCACTCTTTGCTGCCACGTGTCTTCCCGATAACGACTCTTCCGTTTCTCTCCTCTTGGCTGGTTCCGGTCCTTCTCTTCATCAAGCTGCTTCACTAGCTGCTTCTTCCCATCCTTCCATCTCTCAG GTGTTGGTAGCAGATTCAGATACATTCAAGAGCCCACTGGCAGAACCATGGGCTAAACTGGTCCATTTAGTTCAGCAGAAGGGTGGTTACTCTCATATAGTTGCTGCTTCAAATTCTTTTGGAAAAAATGTCATGCCGCGCGCCGCTGCTCTTTTAGATGTTTCTCCAGTTACTGATGTTACAGCAATTTCTGATTCCCTTACTTTTGTAAG GCCAATATATGCTGGAAATGCACTTTGTACAGTCCGATATACTGGTGCCAGTCCTTGTATATTAACAATTAGATCCACATCTTTTCCTGTTTCTCAGAAGTCTGTTGACTCAAAATCTAATAAGGCTTCCATATCTCGAGTTGACCTTTCAACCTTTGACGAAG ATCTGGGAAAGTCTATGTATATATCTCAAACTTCTCAGGATGATGAACGGCCAGATCTTGGGAATGCACGAGTTGTAATTACTGGTGGCCGTGCACTAAAGAGTGCTGAGAACTTCAAGTTGATAGAAAATCTAGCCAACAAACTTGGTGCTGCTG TTGGTGCCACTCGTGCTGCTGTTGATGCAGGATTTGTTCCTAATGATCTCCAG GTTGGACAAACCGGAAAGATTGTTGCTCCCGAACTCTATATGGCTTTTGGTGTATCTGGAGCTATTCAACATTTGGCTGGGATGAGGGATTCCAAGGTCATTGTTGCTGTGAACAATGATGCTGATGCTCCTATATTTCAG GTTTCTGATTATGGACTGGTAGGAGATTTGTTTGAGGTGATACCAGAGTTGTTGGAGAAGCTTCccgagaaaaaataa